A section of the Paracoccaceae bacterium genome encodes:
- a CDS encoding phosphoenolpyruvate carboxykinase translates to MNHGRVNPEFKLEDQGISGLGAVYYNLTEPDLVSHAVKRGEGELGIGGTMLVNTGKFTGRSPKDKHVVVSPTTEDVIWWDANARVDPEAFGQLRDDMFAHMAGKDYYVQDLYGGADPLHRIGVRVVSELAWHNLFIRHMLIRPQRDNLDDFTADFTIVNCPSFFADPERHGCRSETVVAINIDEKMILIGGTEYAGENKKSVFTLLNYLLPEKGVMPMHCSANHAAGNPVDTAIFFGLSGTGKTTLSADPERILIGDDEHGWSDRGTFNFEGGCYAKTINLSPEAEPEIFATTTMFSTVIENMVYDEETKQLDYTDDSLTANMRAAYPMHYIANSSDTGLAGHPKNVIMLTCDAFGVLPPIARLTPAQAMYHFLSGFTSKVAGTERGVTEPEPTFSTCFGAPFLPRRPEVYGQLLQAKIAEHGATCWLVNTGWTGGAYGTGERMPIKATRALLAAALDGSLEGCSFRHDPNFGFEVPTTVPGVDDSLLDPRGTWADPQAYDAAADKLVGMFSANFEQYLHHIDEDVRAVTIG, encoded by the coding sequence ATGAATCATGGGCGTGTAAATCCGGAATTCAAACTCGAGGATCAGGGCATCTCGGGCCTTGGGGCGGTTTATTACAACCTGACTGAACCTGACCTCGTCTCGCACGCGGTGAAACGGGGCGAGGGTGAACTTGGGATTGGCGGCACAATGCTGGTCAACACCGGCAAGTTTACGGGGCGCTCCCCGAAGGACAAACATGTCGTTGTGTCGCCCACCACGGAAGATGTGATCTGGTGGGATGCCAATGCGCGCGTGGACCCAGAGGCATTCGGTCAGCTGCGCGATGATATGTTCGCGCATATGGCGGGCAAGGACTATTACGTTCAGGACCTATATGGTGGGGCCGATCCGCTGCATCGCATCGGTGTGCGCGTCGTGTCCGAGCTTGCCTGGCACAACCTGTTCATCCGTCACATGCTGATCCGCCCGCAGCGGGACAATCTGGATGACTTCACTGCCGACTTTACGATTGTGAACTGTCCCAGCTTCTTCGCCGATCCCGAACGCCATGGCTGCCGGTCCGAAACCGTTGTCGCGATCAATATCGACGAAAAGATGATCCTGATCGGCGGCACGGAATATGCCGGTGAGAATAAGAAATCGGTCTTTACGCTGCTCAACTATCTGTTGCCCGAAAAAGGCGTGATGCCGATGCATTGTTCGGCCAATCATGCGGCAGGCAATCCGGTCGACACCGCGATTTTCTTCGGGCTTTCGGGCACCGGCAAGACCACGCTGTCTGCGGACCCCGAGCGCATCCTGATCGGCGACGACGAACACGGCTGGTCGGATCGCGGCACCTTCAACTTCGAAGGCGGCTGCTATGCCAAGACCATCAACCTCTCGCCCGAGGCTGAGCCCGAGATTTTCGCCACCACAACCATGTTTTCGACCGTGATCGAGAATATGGTCTATGACGAAGAAACCAAGCAGCTCGATTACACCGACGACAGCCTGACGGCGAACATGCGCGCCGCGTATCCGATGCATTACATCGCCAATTCGTCGGATACCGGCCTGGCCGGGCATCCCAAGAATGTCATCATGCTGACCTGCGATGCCTTCGGCGTTCTGCCCCCGATTGCCCGGCTGACCCCGGCGCAGGCGATGTATCATTTCCTGTCTGGCTTCACCTCGAAAGTGGCCGGGACCGAACGCGGCGTGACCGAGCCCGAGCCGACGTTTTCCACCTGTTTCGGTGCCCCCTTCCTGCCGCGCCGCCCTGAGGTTTACGGCCAGTTGCTGCAAGCCAAGATCGCCGAGCACGGCGCGACCTGCTGGCTGGTGAATACCGGCTGGACGGGTGGCGCCTATGGCACGGGTGAGCGGATGCCGATCAAGGCGACGCGGGCGCTGCTGGCCGCGGCCCTCGACGGGTCATTGGAAGGGTGCAGTTTCCGCCACGATCCCAACTTCGGGTTCGAGGTGCCGACGACGGTTCCGGGCGTTGACGATTCGCTTCTGGACCCGCGCGGCACATGGGCCGATCCGCAAGCCTATGACGCGGCGGCGGACAAGCTGGTCGGGATGTTTTCGGCCAATTTCGAACAATACCTGCATCATATCGACGAAGACGTGCGCGCCGTCACCATCGGCTGA
- a CDS encoding glutathione S-transferase, which produces MIELYTWTTPNGRKVSILLEELGVPYTAHAIDISKDEQFAPDFLKIAPNNRIPAIVDSETGQVLMESGAIMLYLADKYQEFICTGSQYWRMLEWLMWQMGGLGPMLGQTHHFVKYNKGKSTYAEQRFAAEAQRLYKVLNTRLADRDYLAGNGRGDYTIADMACWPWVSRFEWQDVDLNDVPNVRDWYSRIAERPAVQKGYQVPKFTAEIPMP; this is translated from the coding sequence ATGATTGAACTTTACACATGGACAACGCCGAACGGGCGGAAAGTTTCGATCTTGCTGGAAGAACTGGGCGTGCCCTATACCGCCCATGCAATCGACATTTCCAAAGACGAACAATTCGCGCCGGATTTCCTGAAGATCGCGCCGAACAATCGGATCCCGGCAATTGTGGATTCCGAGACCGGGCAGGTGCTGATGGAATCAGGGGCCATCATGTTGTATCTGGCTGACAAATATCAGGAGTTCATCTGCACCGGGTCGCAATACTGGCGCATGCTTGAATGGCTGATGTGGCAAATGGGGGGCCTTGGCCCGATGCTGGGTCAGACACATCACTTCGTCAAATACAACAAAGGCAAATCCACCTATGCCGAACAGCGGTTCGCGGCCGAGGCACAGCGTCTTTACAAGGTCCTGAACACACGGCTTGCCGATCGCGACTATCTGGCTGGCAATGGGCGGGGTGACTACACCATTGCCGATATGGCCTGTTGGCCCTGGGTATCGCGTTTCGAATGGCAGGACGTTGATCTGAACGATGTCCCGAATGTGCGCGACTGGTATTCGCGCATTGCCGAACGGCCCGCTGTTCAGAAGGGATATCAGGTTCCGAAATTCACCGCAGAAATACCGATGCCCTGA
- a CDS encoding hydantoinase/oxoprolinase family protein — MAAANRLGVDIGGTFTDVVLEAGTGFFSTKVLTTHHAPEAAILDGLDQVCSKAGLPPGKIGQIIHGTTLATNALIERRGANTALITTQGFRDVIEMRTESRFEQYDLNLTLPEPLLARQHRFTLRERIGATGDVLIPLERAEVDALVEQIAAAGYDSVAVGLLHSYLNDTHERMVAEVLTKRLPGVSVSLSCEVPPQMREYERFNTTVANAYIKPLMASYLGRLRGRLADVGATCPVFLMHSGGGIISVESAAEFPVRLVESGPAGGAMFAATLAKRHGLDRVLSFDMGGTTAKICLIRDMSPKTARVFEVARSYRFKKGSGMPISIPVIDMVKIGAGGGSLAHVDALNQIRVGPQSAGSDPGPACYGRGGTRAAVTDADLQLGRLDPDGFAGGTIPLDSGNAAAALSADIGDTLSMNATEAAFGLSEVVNENMANAARVHAVENGEDLAGYTMIAFGGAAPLHAGRLAQKLGIDRILVPAGAGVGSAIGFLRAPFSFESSRSTYMRLSDFDPEAAQTVLNDLTAEATALVRTCDADARISATARAFMRYCGQGWEIPVPLTTDQAARPDAVTFQRLFEAEYAALFPGPTTAVPRSDMPPDTRLAGPAVITEDETTIIVPTGFTAVTQSDGSIDISRGGTPG; from the coding sequence ATGGCGGCTGCCAATCGCCTGGGAGTGGACATCGGCGGCACCTTTACGGATGTGGTGCTAGAGGCCGGGACCGGGTTCTTTTCGACCAAGGTGCTGACCACGCACCACGCGCCCGAAGCCGCCATTCTGGATGGGCTGGATCAGGTCTGTTCCAAGGCCGGCCTTCCGCCTGGAAAGATCGGGCAGATCATCCATGGGACCACGCTGGCGACCAATGCGCTGATCGAACGTCGTGGCGCGAATACGGCGCTGATTACGACGCAAGGGTTCCGCGATGTGATCGAGATGCGCACCGAATCCCGGTTTGAACAATACGACCTGAACCTGACCCTGCCCGAACCGCTGCTGGCGCGTCAGCACCGCTTCACGCTGCGCGAAAGGATCGGAGCGACGGGCGACGTATTGATTCCGCTTGAGCGGGCCGAAGTTGACGCATTGGTCGAACAGATCGCAGCGGCGGGTTATGACAGTGTCGCGGTCGGATTGCTGCATTCCTACCTCAACGATACCCACGAACGGATGGTGGCCGAGGTTCTGACAAAGCGGCTTCCCGGCGTATCAGTGTCGCTGTCCTGCGAAGTTCCGCCCCAGATGCGAGAGTATGAGCGCTTCAACACCACAGTCGCCAACGCCTATATCAAGCCATTGATGGCCAGCTATCTGGGCCGCCTGCGCGGACGGCTGGCGGATGTCGGGGCCACATGCCCGGTGTTCCTGATGCACTCGGGCGGCGGCATCATCTCGGTCGAAAGTGCCGCCGAATTCCCCGTGCGTCTGGTCGAAAGCGGCCCCGCCGGGGGCGCGATGTTCGCCGCGACTCTGGCCAAGCGCCATGGGCTGGACCGGGTGCTGAGCTTTGACATGGGCGGCACCACCGCCAAGATCTGCCTGATCCGCGATATGTCCCCCAAGACCGCGCGGGTGTTCGAGGTTGCGCGCAGCTATCGGTTCAAAAAAGGGTCGGGGATGCCGATCTCGATCCCGGTGATCGACATGGTCAAGATTGGGGCCGGCGGCGGATCGCTGGCCCATGTGGATGCGCTGAACCAGATCCGTGTCGGCCCACAAAGTGCGGGTTCGGATCCCGGCCCGGCGTGCTACGGCAGGGGCGGAACCCGCGCCGCCGTCACCGATGCGGACCTACAGCTTGGGCGGCTGGACCCGGATGGGTTTGCAGGCGGAACCATCCCCCTCGACTCCGGCAACGCCGCTGCGGCGCTGAGCGCGGATATCGGCGACACCCTGTCGATGAATGCGACCGAAGCCGCATTCGGCCTGTCCGAGGTTGTGAACGAAAACATGGCCAACGCGGCGCGGGTGCATGCGGTCGAAAACGGCGAAGATCTGGCAGGGTATACGATGATCGCATTCGGGGGTGCGGCACCGCTCCATGCAGGGCGGCTGGCGCAGAAACTGGGGATCGACCGGATTCTGGTTCCGGCCGGGGCAGGCGTCGGATCTGCCATCGGCTTCCTGCGCGCGCCGTTCAGCTTTGAATCGTCGCGCAGCACATATATGCGATTGTCCGATTTCGACCCTGAAGCGGCACAAACCGTCCTGAATGACCTCACGGCCGAGGCGACAGCCCTTGTCCGCACCTGCGATGCCGATGCCCGCATCAGCGCGACTGCGCGTGCCTTCATGCGCTACTGCGGTCAGGGGTGGGAGATTCCCGTGCCCCTAACCACTGACCAGGCCGCGCGCCCGGACGCGGTCACCTTCCAGAGGTTGTTTGAGGCCGAATATGCCGCGCTGTTTCCCGGCCCCACCACAGCCGTACCCCGCAGTGACATGCCCCCCGACACCCGCCTTGCCGGTCCGGCCGTCATCACCGAAGATGAAACCACCATCATTGTTCCGACCGGATTTACCGCCGTAACCCAATCAGACGGCAGCATTGATATCAGCCGCGGGGGGACACCCGGATGA
- a CDS encoding FAD-dependent oxidoreductase — MIKLDSPAFETYDVVIIGGAMLGSSVAHFLSGNSDFDGRILVVEMDPSYENSSTAHTNSCMRQQFSSEINIRISQFAADYVKNFRAYMDDDPRVPEVPFQSYGYMYLADNPEFAEGLRSANFVEKLLLDRGLWR; from the coding sequence ATGATAAAATTGGACTCTCCGGCTTTTGAAACATACGACGTCGTTATTATCGGCGGCGCAATGCTTGGGTCATCGGTCGCGCATTTCCTGTCAGGTAATTCGGACTTCGACGGTCGAATTCTGGTTGTGGAAATGGACCCGAGTTACGAAAATTCTTCAACCGCACACACCAACAGTTGCATGCGTCAGCAATTCAGCAGCGAAATAAACATCCGCATTTCGCAATTCGCCGCCGATTACGTGAAAAACTTTCGCGCCTATATGGATGATGATCCGCGTGTTCCGGAGGTTCCGTTCCAGAGTTACGGTTATATGTATCTGGCCGACAATCCGGAATTTGCCGAAGGATTGCGCAGCGCCAATTTTGTTGAAAAACTCCTGCTTGATCGAGGGCTATGGCGCTGA
- a CDS encoding IS1182 family transposase, translating into MMGPRQEAQAALFYEFSLEDHVPQDHLLRSIDRFVDLSSIRAHLADFYSHTGRPSIDPELLIRMLIVGYCFGIRSERRLCEEVHLNLAYRWFCRLDLADRVPDHSTFSKNRHGRFRESELLRHLFETTVARCIAEGLVSGQRLAVDASLIEADANKQYSAPKEEWDIARIDADAAPRAVREYLDTLDEAAFGAATPVEPKFTSYSDPASQWTAARKGPAFFAYSDNYLIDTDHGVIVDVEATRSIRQAEVGSTKTMLKRAKERFDLHPERLIADTAYGSGPMLGWLVGEKIAPHIPVFDKAGRTDGTWSRADFEWDAENNQYICPEGEALKQFRRNYSDPNRGPTGKGVAKYQALKHTCQSCPSKPKCCPNADARKITREEHEDARDIARAIAKTPQYKISVKLRKKVEMLFAHLKRILGLGRLRLRGPCGANDEFLLAATAQNLRKLAKIFPAPQQTRKA; encoded by the coding sequence ATGATGGGACCGAGGCAGGAAGCACAGGCGGCGCTGTTCTATGAGTTCTCGCTGGAAGACCATGTCCCGCAAGATCACCTGCTGCGATCGATTGATCGTTTCGTCGATCTGAGCAGCATCCGCGCCCATCTTGCCGATTTCTACAGCCACACCGGTCGTCCTTCGATCGATCCTGAACTGCTGATCCGGATGCTGATCGTCGGTTACTGCTTCGGCATCCGGTCCGAGCGGCGGCTCTGTGAAGAGGTACACTTGAACCTCGCGTACAGGTGGTTTTGTCGGCTCGACCTGGCCGATCGGGTGCCGGATCACTCGACCTTTTCAAAGAACCGGCATGGTCGGTTCCGCGAGAGTGAGCTGCTGCGCCATCTCTTCGAGACCACGGTCGCGCGATGCATCGCCGAAGGTCTCGTCAGCGGTCAGCGCCTGGCCGTCGATGCCAGCTTGATCGAGGCGGATGCCAACAAGCAGTACTCTGCGCCAAAGGAAGAATGGGACATTGCGCGGATCGATGCAGACGCTGCACCCCGCGCGGTCCGCGAGTATCTCGACACTCTGGATGAGGCCGCATTCGGAGCAGCGACACCGGTCGAGCCAAAGTTCACGTCCTATTCCGACCCAGCCAGCCAGTGGACGGCGGCGCGTAAGGGTCCCGCATTTTTTGCCTACTCCGACAACTATCTCATCGATACCGATCATGGTGTCATCGTCGACGTGGAAGCGACACGGTCGATCCGTCAAGCCGAGGTGGGGTCAACCAAGACGATGCTGAAGCGGGCCAAAGAGCGCTTCGATCTTCATCCCGAACGGCTGATCGCCGACACCGCCTACGGATCGGGACCCATGCTCGGATGGCTGGTGGGTGAAAAGATCGCACCGCACATCCCGGTCTTCGACAAAGCCGGGCGCACCGATGGCACCTGGTCCCGAGCTGACTTCGAATGGGATGCCGAGAACAATCAATACATCTGCCCGGAAGGCGAGGCTCTGAAGCAGTTCCGCCGAAACTACTCCGACCCCAATCGCGGCCCAACCGGCAAGGGCGTGGCCAAGTACCAAGCGCTGAAGCACACCTGCCAATCCTGTCCTTCCAAGCCGAAGTGCTGCCCGAATGCCGACGCCCGTAAGATCACCCGTGAGGAACATGAGGACGCTCGCGACATCGCCCGCGCAATCGCCAAAACGCCGCAATACAAGATCTCGGTGAAGCTCCGGAAGAAGGTCGAAATGCTCTTTGCCCACCTCAAGCGCATTCTCGGCCTGGGACGGCTCCGATTACGTGGACCATGCGGCGCAAATGACGAATTCCTGCTCGCCGCCACTGCCCAAAACCTTCGCAAACTGGCAAAGATCTTTCCTGCACCGCAGCAAACGCGCAAAGCCTGA
- a CDS encoding FAD-dependent oxidoreductase: MTNSCSPPLPKTFANWQRSFLHRSKRAKPDQKGARAMFKSLLSAPATRCFSTESAQKVQSALGAGTRYMTPDDIAREYPFYNLQGILGANHNLIDEGYFDGNTLFDWWKRKARENGVEYITNEVVGITKNKVGDRVDSVTLKSGNRISCDTLVNASGLRAAITARMAGIEIPVEPRKRYTFIFDAENPLDRDLPLTIDPSGVHTRSDGRFYLAGCPPDEDPPVEPDDFEQDFNIWEDKAWPAIANRIPQFEAIKLVNSWAGHYAFNVFDQNAILGPHTEVTNFMFVNGFSGHGFQQSPAMGRGMAELVIHGEFRTLDLTPFGYDRIAQNKPFIEKAVI, from the coding sequence ATGACGAATTCCTGCTCGCCGCCACTGCCCAAAACCTTCGCAAACTGGCAAAGATCTTTCCTGCACCGCAGCAAACGCGCAAAGCCTGATCAGAAAGGCGCTCGCGCTATGTTCAAATCGCTACTTTCTGCGCCCGCAACACGTTGTTTTTCCACAGAATCCGCCCAAAAAGTGCAGTCGGCGCTGGGTGCCGGAACCAGATACATGACGCCGGACGACATCGCGCGGGAATATCCGTTTTATAATCTTCAGGGTATTCTTGGGGCCAACCACAATCTGATTGACGAAGGGTATTTCGACGGGAATACGCTGTTTGATTGGTGGAAACGCAAAGCGCGCGAAAACGGCGTCGAATATATCACGAATGAAGTTGTCGGTATTACAAAAAACAAAGTCGGAGATCGCGTCGATTCGGTCACGCTGAAATCCGGAAACCGCATTTCCTGCGACACGCTGGTTAACGCATCCGGACTGCGCGCCGCAATCACGGCGCGAATGGCCGGAATTGAAATTCCTGTGGAACCGCGTAAACGCTACACTTTCATATTCGACGCGGAAAACCCGCTTGACCGGGATTTGCCGCTGACAATTGATCCCTCCGGGGTGCACACAAGAAGCGATGGTCGGTTCTATCTGGCCGGATGCCCGCCGGATGAAGACCCGCCCGTCGAACCCGATGATTTCGAACAGGATTTTAATATCTGGGAGGATAAAGCCTGGCCCGCAATCGCCAACCGAATTCCACAGTTCGAGGCTATAAAACTCGTCAACTCCTGGGCGGGCCATTACGCATTCAACGTATTCGACCAAAACGCGATTCTGGGTCCGCATACTGAGGTTACGAATTTCATGTTCGTCAATGGTTTCTCAGGGCATGGGTTTCAGCAATCCCCTGCGATGGGTCGCGGCATGGCCGAACTTGTAATTCACGGCGAATTCCGAACCCTCGATCTGACACCATTCGGATATGACCGTATCGCCCAGAACAAACCCTTCATTGAAAAGGCTGTGATATGA